One part of the Sorangiineae bacterium MSr11954 genome encodes these proteins:
- a CDS encoding VOC family protein, with protein MSTPAQPEAPTFRPQVIPSLMVQAVEPLRDFYIGKLGFEHMMGIVGKDGAFDFCIVTRDGNGVMIGRPEKPEAAVSLQSNVPRSLELYIYVENVDRYHAEITGRGVAVVDALQTQWWGDRTFAVKDPYGYQIWFCQPTGEFSPPEGVKVI; from the coding sequence ATGAGCACCCCGGCACAACCCGAAGCCCCGACGTTCCGTCCCCAGGTCATTCCTAGTCTCATGGTCCAAGCGGTGGAGCCGCTGCGCGACTTCTACATCGGCAAACTCGGTTTCGAGCATATGATGGGCATCGTCGGAAAAGACGGCGCTTTCGACTTTTGCATCGTCACCCGAGATGGCAACGGCGTGATGATCGGCCGTCCGGAGAAACCGGAAGCGGCCGTCTCACTCCAGAGCAATGTCCCGCGCTCTCTCGAATTGTACATTTATGTCGAGAACGTCGACCGGTACCATGCAGAAATCACGGGCCGTGGCGTCGCCGTCGTGGATGCCCTTCAAACGCAATGGTGGGGCGATCGCACCTTTGCCGTCAAGGATCCGTACGGATATCAAATTTGGTTCTGTCAACCGACCGGAGAATTCTCCCCGCCGGAGGGCGTCAAAGTCATTTGA